One Candidatus Scalindua japonica DNA segment encodes these proteins:
- the ilvB gene encoding biosynthetic-type acetolactate synthase large subunit: MYKTGSQILINALKRENVEYIFGLPGGVVIPLFDTLFEESEIKFILTRHEQAAGHAADGYARATGKVGVCIVTSGPGATNLTTAIATAYMDSIPMVAITGQVKTHLIGSDAFQEADVTGITRPISKHNYLVKDIKELGMIVKEAFYIASSGRPGPVVIDLPVDVTTDTWDGPIPEKVNLPGYKPSYEGNIRQIKIAAEAINRSKRPVIYAGGGVISSNSSKELAELAEKANLPVNTTLLALGVFPENNEKALGMLGMHGTVPANYAVHESDLLIAVGARFDDRITGKIDEFAPKAQIIHIDIDPTSISKNIKVDIPVVGDANNILTELIKHVIYVERKEWFEKIAEWKEKYHVSYDNTSDVVKPQYVVEQICEATKGDAIITTEVGQNQMWAAQYYTYTYPRSFLSSGGLGTMGFGFPAALGAQLGFPDKTVIAIAGDGSFQMNIQELSTAVKYKLPVKVAILNNGFLGMVRQWQELFYDKRYAHTLLDGNPDFVQVAKAYGAEGFLVTKKEDVRPVIEKSISIKGPVVIDFRVDPEENVFPMIPAGQAISQVKGIELI, translated from the coding sequence ATGTATAAAACGGGTTCACAAATATTGATTAATGCCTTAAAAAGAGAAAATGTGGAATATATTTTTGGCCTGCCTGGCGGTGTCGTCATACCACTTTTCGATACTTTATTTGAGGAAAGTGAAATAAAATTCATATTGACGCGCCACGAACAGGCAGCAGGTCATGCGGCCGATGGGTATGCCAGGGCTACAGGGAAAGTAGGAGTATGTATTGTTACATCCGGTCCAGGAGCAACCAATTTAACAACTGCTATTGCGACTGCATACATGGACTCCATACCAATGGTTGCCATAACCGGTCAGGTGAAAACACATCTTATAGGCAGTGATGCCTTCCAGGAAGCAGACGTTACCGGTATTACCCGTCCTATTTCCAAACATAATTACCTGGTTAAAGATATAAAAGAGCTGGGAATGATAGTAAAAGAGGCATTTTATATCGCTTCTTCAGGCAGACCGGGTCCTGTTGTTATTGACCTTCCTGTGGATGTAACAACAGATACATGGGATGGCCCGATTCCCGAAAAAGTAAATCTACCAGGATATAAGCCGTCATACGAAGGCAACATACGGCAGATAAAAATAGCAGCAGAGGCGATAAACAGATCAAAAAGACCTGTGATTTATGCGGGCGGTGGAGTTATCTCTTCAAATAGTTCAAAAGAGCTTGCCGAACTGGCTGAAAAGGCCAATTTGCCGGTAAACACGACTCTGTTAGCGCTGGGAGTATTTCCGGAAAACAATGAAAAAGCGCTGGGTATGCTGGGTATGCATGGGACTGTTCCTGCAAACTATGCTGTTCATGAATCTGATCTTTTAATTGCAGTTGGTGCAAGATTTGACGATAGAATTACCGGCAAGATAGATGAATTTGCTCCCAAGGCACAGATTATTCATATAGATATAGATCCAACTTCTATAAGTAAAAATATAAAGGTTGACATCCCGGTTGTTGGAGATGCAAATAATATTCTTACTGAACTGATAAAACATGTAATTTATGTAGAAAGAAAAGAGTGGTTTGAAAAAATTGCGGAATGGAAAGAGAAATATCACGTCTCATATGACAACACAAGTGATGTGGTAAAGCCACAATACGTAGTTGAACAAATCTGTGAAGCAACCAAAGGAGATGCAATTATTACCACTGAAGTTGGCCAGAATCAGATGTGGGCTGCTCAATATTATACCTATACCTATCCCAGAAGCTTCTTGTCTTCCGGAGGTTTAGGTACCATGGGTTTCGGTTTCCCTGCCGCGTTAGGCGCTCAGCTTGGGTTTCCGGACAAAACTGTTATTGCAATTGCCGGTGATGGCAGTTTTCAAATGAATATTCAGGAACTTAGTACTGCCGTTAAATATAAATTACCGGTTAAGGTTGCTATCCTGAATAACGGTTTTCTTGGGATGGTAAGGCAGTGGCAAGAGCTCTTTTATGATAAAAGATACGCGCACACTCTACTCGATGGCAATCCTGATTTTGTGCAGGTAGCAAAAGCCTATGGGGCTGAAGGCTTCCTGGTTACAAAAAAGGAAGACGTAAGACCTGTAATTGAAAAGTCAATTTCAATAAAAGGGCCGGTCGTAATAGATTTTAGAGTAGACCCGGAAGAGAATGTATTTCCAATGATTCCTGCGGGACAAGCCATTAGTCAGGTTAAGGGCATTGAACTGATTTGA
- a CDS encoding septation protein SpoVG family protein: MNITEVRVKLTEAKKNRLQAFCSITIDNDFVVRDLKIIEGYKGAFVAMPSRKLADKCPKCNSKNHLRSRFCNDCGAKLDDKRALGESRDESKGKFKLYADTAHPINSKCRDEIEQKVLAAYKEETEKAKQPGYKPPVMDVPDIDYDEDNTNS, from the coding sequence GTGAATATTACCGAAGTCAGAGTGAAACTAACCGAGGCAAAAAAGAATCGTTTACAGGCTTTTTGCAGCATAACAATTGATAACGACTTTGTAGTAAGAGATTTGAAGATTATAGAAGGGTATAAAGGGGCTTTTGTTGCCATGCCAAGCAGAAAGCTCGCTGACAAATGTCCAAAATGTAATTCTAAAAATCACCTTCGTTCACGGTTTTGTAATGATTGTGGGGCTAAACTTGATGACAAACGTGCTTTGGGTGAGTCTAGAGACGAATCCAAAGGGAAATTCAAATTGTACGCGGACACTGCTCATCCAATAAATTCCAAATGCCGAGATGAAATTGAGCAAAAGGTACTTGCTGCATACAAAGAAGAAACTGAAAAAGCAAAACAACCAGGATATAAACCTCCCGTAATGGATGTGCCGGATATAGACTATGACGAGGACAATACAAACAGTTAA
- the ispE gene encoding 4-(cytidine 5'-diphospho)-2-C-methyl-D-erythritol kinase, with amino-acid sequence MKKENNKNIISIEAPAKVNLFLEILGKRDDGYHEIETIMQEIDLVDSLRFEEIQEGVKLECNDNNIPSDHDNLVCKAANLFLKECGVKKGVLINLEKKIPVGAGLGGGSSDAAATLKALNLLWKVGLSDEELIEFAAKLGSDIPFFIKGKTSLCSGRGEKVSPVEVRSKMDYIILFPHVHISTETIYKNLKIDLTKKRKDVSFFSNALKYSEVSDIGKLLFNRLEEAIFTIYPDLLQVKESLEVFDFCGLSISGSGSAFFGLCNDRHQAEVIKSKVEFSGTGNVFVVTSV; translated from the coding sequence ATGAAAAAGGAAAATAATAAAAATATAATAAGCATTGAGGCTCCTGCCAAGGTAAATCTTTTCCTGGAAATTCTTGGCAAAAGAGATGATGGTTATCACGAAATTGAAACCATAATGCAGGAAATTGATCTTGTTGACAGCCTTCGTTTTGAAGAAATCCAGGAGGGAGTAAAGCTTGAGTGTAATGATAATAATATTCCTTCAGACCATGACAACCTTGTGTGTAAAGCCGCAAATCTCTTCCTTAAAGAGTGCGGTGTCAAAAAGGGAGTATTGATTAATTTAGAAAAAAAAATACCGGTGGGTGCAGGATTAGGAGGAGGGAGTAGTGACGCGGCGGCAACGTTGAAAGCATTAAATTTGCTCTGGAAAGTAGGGCTCAGTGATGAAGAGCTAATTGAATTTGCGGCAAAACTGGGATCAGACATTCCTTTTTTTATAAAAGGAAAAACCTCATTATGCAGTGGAAGAGGTGAGAAGGTTTCTCCGGTTGAAGTGAGGAGTAAAATGGATTATATTATCCTCTTTCCACATGTCCATATCAGCACAGAAACGATATACAAAAACCTCAAAATTGACTTGACAAAAAAAAGAAAAGATGTTAGCTTTTTTTCAAATGCACTGAAATATTCTGAGGTTTCAGATATCGGTAAGTTGCTGTTTAACCGATTGGAAGAAGCAATTTTTACGATATACCCTGATTTGCTGCAGGTGAAAGAGTCTTTAGAAGTTTTTGATTTTTGTGGTTTATCAATTTCCGGCAGTGGATCAGCCTTCTTCGGTCTTTGCAACGACAGGCACCAGGCGGAAGTTATCAAGAGTAAAGTTGAGTTTAGCGGAACAGGAAATGTATTTGTGGTTACAAGTGTTTAA
- the rsmD gene encoding 16S rRNA (guanine(966)-N(2))-methyltransferase RsmD produces the protein MRIISGKAKGVRLSALSSKKTRPILDRAKESLFSILGDAVQDSVVLDLFAGTGSLGAEALSRGAKRCLFVDNSTNAIKVIKKNLRDANLLKRTVVLKINVFRLLDFIKNKDIKFDIILVAPPYKLLDIDYGDRKRILSLIEAFVSKQVISEKGIIVLQHHKKQKINQECFKQLNVIDDRQYSNTQLTFLKVNVTEGSVIYKS, from the coding sequence ATGCGTATTATTTCAGGCAAAGCAAAAGGCGTACGGCTTTCCGCATTAAGCAGTAAAAAGACCAGGCCGATTTTAGACAGAGCCAAGGAATCTTTGTTCAGTATCCTGGGAGATGCGGTACAGGATAGTGTTGTTCTGGATTTATTTGCAGGTACCGGCTCATTGGGAGCAGAAGCCCTCAGTCGAGGAGCAAAAAGATGTTTATTTGTTGATAATAGTACAAATGCAATTAAGGTGATAAAAAAAAATCTCCGGGACGCTAATCTTTTAAAAAGGACGGTTGTTTTAAAAATAAACGTATTTAGACTATTAGATTTTATAAAAAATAAGGATATAAAGTTCGACATTATTCTGGTTGCTCCTCCGTATAAATTATTGGATATAGATTATGGGGATAGGAAAAGGATCTTATCTCTTATAGAAGCGTTTGTTTCAAAACAAGTCATTAGCGAAAAAGGAATTATTGTCCTTCAGCATCATAAAAAGCAGAAAATTAACCAGGAATGTTTCAAACAATTGAATGTAATTGACGATAGACAGTATAGTAATACGCAGCTTACTTTCCTCAAAGTAAACGTAACCGAAGGTTCTGTAATTTATAAATCATGA
- a CDS encoding sugar phosphate nucleotidyltransferase: MKGVVLAGGLGTRLLPLTKITNKHLLPIFDKPMIYYPLQTLISAGIEDIMIVTGGNNAGDFLRLLGNGKEFGLKDINYTYQEGEGGIAEALDLARNFADGEKTIIILGDNIIEKNIIREKEEFEKQKEGGKILIKKVPNPSSFGVPELVGEKVVGIEEKPEQPKTDYAVIGIYMYDSHVFDIISTLDRSDRGELEITDVNNAYIKNGTMTSSVLDGWWIDAGSSPENLAEATQLVIKTGVNNLT; the protein is encoded by the coding sequence ATGAAAGGTGTTGTTCTTGCCGGTGGTCTTGGTACAAGGCTGTTACCTTTAACAAAAATTACCAATAAGCATTTGTTACCTATTTTTGACAAACCAATGATATACTACCCCCTGCAAACATTAATCAGTGCCGGGATTGAGGATATTATGATTGTTACCGGTGGTAATAATGCGGGTGATTTCCTGCGACTTTTAGGTAACGGAAAAGAATTTGGTTTGAAGGATATAAACTATACATACCAGGAAGGTGAAGGAGGCATTGCAGAGGCCTTAGATCTTGCTAGAAATTTTGCAGATGGTGAAAAGACTATTATTATCCTGGGAGACAATATTATTGAAAAAAACATAATCAGAGAAAAGGAAGAATTTGAGAAACAGAAGGAAGGCGGCAAGATATTAATAAAAAAAGTGCCAAATCCATCTAGTTTCGGTGTACCAGAACTTGTAGGGGAGAAAGTGGTTGGTATTGAAGAAAAGCCGGAACAACCTAAAACAGACTATGCCGTCATAGGCATATACATGTATGATAGCCATGTATTTGACATTATCAGTACACTTGATAGATCGGATAGGGGTGAATTAGAAATCACTGATGTCAATAATGCTTACATTAAAAATGGAACAATGACAAGTTCGGTTTTAGATGGTTGGTGGATTGACGCGGGAAGTTCACCGGAAAATCTGGCTGAGGCAACGCAGTTGGTTATCAAAACAGGCGTTAATAATTTAACTTAA
- the tig gene encoding trigger factor encodes MNIEIEEVGPCKKLLKFEVSKEAIEDEWQKQLKEISRMANLPGFRKGKAPRKLLERNYGDKIKEEVKRAVISDSYKEAIENNKLSPIGDPDVGDIDLELGKPLKFEVTLEVLPTFELGEYKGMQLKRKPVTVTDEDIDKALETLSRQRSQLTVVKSGKAKDEDVIICDCEVRVDDEIVWSDEELEVMVSGSHIVDINVPDLKDNLVGSKSGDKVTIDIELGDNFSVEQHRNKSAKMEISINEIKRPKSPEIDDELAKQVGYDTVGELKEFMSKRLEMEKKRMTEGEMQEQISSKLLEMADFDMPEDMVAHHTNERLHKYQLDLLNKGTPQEEIEKNMEDLKSASEESVVRDFKMSLVLEHIAEKERIFVTEDDVNRRISEMAGMYGLEPSDMRKQLEKMNSISNLRHQLRENKTLSLLMKEANIEEIKDEVKQKKDKEK; translated from the coding sequence ATGAATATAGAAATAGAAGAAGTCGGGCCATGTAAAAAGTTACTTAAGTTCGAGGTATCAAAGGAAGCAATTGAAGACGAGTGGCAAAAACAGTTAAAAGAGATTTCCAGAATGGCAAATTTGCCTGGATTCAGGAAAGGGAAAGCCCCCAGAAAGCTACTTGAGAGAAACTATGGTGACAAAATTAAAGAAGAAGTAAAGCGGGCGGTTATCAGCGATTCATACAAAGAGGCAATCGAGAATAACAAATTGTCACCCATAGGTGATCCTGACGTTGGCGACATTGATCTTGAATTGGGCAAACCGTTAAAATTTGAGGTCACCCTGGAGGTATTGCCCACATTTGAGCTGGGAGAATACAAGGGTATGCAGCTTAAGAGAAAGCCTGTAACTGTTACTGATGAGGATATAGATAAAGCGCTAGAGACTTTAAGCAGACAGAGGTCTCAATTAACTGTTGTTAAGAGTGGTAAAGCAAAAGATGAAGACGTTATTATATGTGATTGTGAAGTTAGAGTTGACGATGAGATTGTCTGGTCGGACGAAGAGTTGGAGGTTATGGTTTCCGGTTCTCATATTGTTGATATTAATGTACCGGACCTGAAAGATAATCTTGTTGGCTCGAAATCCGGTGATAAAGTTACGATAGATATAGAATTAGGAGATAACTTTTCCGTGGAACAACATAGAAACAAATCTGCTAAAATGGAAATATCGATAAATGAGATTAAAAGACCTAAAAGTCCTGAAATAGATGATGAGTTGGCAAAACAAGTCGGTTATGATACCGTTGGTGAGTTAAAGGAGTTTATGTCAAAGAGACTGGAGATGGAAAAGAAGAGGATGACTGAAGGTGAAATGCAGGAACAAATTTCCAGCAAACTTTTAGAAATGGCTGACTTTGATATGCCGGAAGACATGGTTGCTCATCATACAAATGAGAGACTCCATAAATACCAGCTCGACCTACTGAATAAAGGCACTCCTCAAGAGGAGATAGAAAAGAATATGGAAGATTTAAAGAGTGCTTCTGAAGAATCTGTAGTCAGAGATTTTAAGATGTCACTTGTACTTGAACACATAGCAGAAAAAGAGAGAATATTTGTTACAGAAGATGATGTCAATCGAAGAATCAGCGAGATGGCAGGCATGTATGGGCTTGAACCTTCCGATATGAGAAAACAACTTGAAAAGATGAATAGTATTTCAAACTTAAGACATCAGTTGAGAGAAAATAAAACGCTTAGCTTGTTAATGAAAGAAGCAAATATAGAAGAGATTAAAGATGAAGTTAAGCAAAAAAAAGATAAAGAAAAATAA
- a CDS encoding ATP-dependent Clp protease proteolytic subunit codes for MTKDNNNYGNVYVPYVVEKTGYGERHYDIFSRLLKDRIIFIGSPIDDNVSNIVIAQMLFLQNDNKNQDINIYINSPGGSITAGLAIYDTMQFVHCDVATFCIGSAYSMGAILMAAGTKGKRYSLPHTRIMLHQPWGGTTGTATDISIQAEEIMFMKKNLNEILVKHSGQPIEKIEKDFDRDFYMSSQEAKDYGIVDEVIKSLDDKKKD; via the coding sequence GTGACTAAGGATAATAACAATTATGGAAACGTTTATGTACCATATGTAGTGGAAAAAACAGGATATGGAGAGCGGCATTATGACATTTTCTCTCGTTTGCTTAAAGATCGGATAATATTCATTGGCAGTCCGATAGATGATAACGTTTCAAACATAGTAATAGCTCAAATGCTATTTTTACAAAATGACAATAAGAACCAGGATATAAATATCTATATAAACTCTCCGGGTGGCTCTATCACGGCAGGTCTTGCAATCTATGATACAATGCAGTTTGTGCATTGCGACGTAGCTACGTTTTGTATTGGTTCTGCTTACAGTATGGGTGCGATACTTATGGCAGCAGGAACTAAAGGCAAAAGATACAGTTTACCACATACAAGGATAATGTTACATCAGCCATGGGGAGGCACAACAGGAACGGCAACTGATATAAGCATTCAGGCAGAAGAGATAATGTTTATGAAGAAAAATCTTAATGAAATACTGGTAAAACACAGCGGCCAGCCAATTGAGAAGATAGAAAAGGACTTTGATCGGGATTTCTATATGTCTTCACAGGAAGCCAAGGACTACGGAATTGTTGATGAAGTCATTAAATCATTAGATGATAAAAAGAAAGATTAG